A window of the Aquarana catesbeiana isolate 2022-GZ linkage group LG05, ASM4218655v1, whole genome shotgun sequence genome harbors these coding sequences:
- the ZHX2 gene encoding zinc fingers and homeoboxes protein 2, whose protein sequence is MASKRKSTTPCMVRASELVDQDDQDMEIVSNANTPSPEIKKDWAGDKEKASENNEAVESKPPENQSRRLQGGYECKYCPYVTQNLNEFTEHVDMQHPNVILNPLYVCAECNFTTKKYDSLSDHNSKNHPGESNFKLKLMKRNNQTILEQSIEGGGDVSSTHDNTETDDNASGISMPKMPIIKLGKSRLDGRRTSRRNEESLLDFQFGISASLPEMNGISGDGLTHVMPSVQLPPNIHLLPKVAVPLNSNKYNSALDTNVTLISSFNKFPYPTQAELSWLTAASKHPEEQIRIWFATQRLKHGISWSPEEVEEARKKMFNGTIQSVPQTFTVLPAPLTTTAKVAQPIIQTAVPCQFIGQPGLVFTQVTNAPVVTVPPVPVSIGTTPSQTQKRTMQSPQEAPEPKRQSTGQVPSPSTHRLHSVSSRHERKKTHEQIALLKASFVISQFPDDAEVYRLIDATGLPRSEIKKWFSDHRYRSQRGLVNITSETLIKDQLSGRTRRPYHYRDLGRKAALTTEDQIQCLENSFAKSPYPTQAEIDRLRSEAKLSRRDIDLWFSDRRKMKDSVEQEVLDSMGSENDGLINGATTHSGGSSPQIKSRQEQLHLLKSTFARTQWPSPQEYDQLATQTGLVRTEIVKWFKDHRCVLRTGSLRWMEQYRKNYERSLEERKRFIKMVSATKAGKEILVEYFQEYGQLHEEDLDLLMLKTKMNSEQVKVCLGEMQEQAAQDQLDIDQDDKYDTESEPKDWNRSLHDDEDIISDGGDSWSHTGQDTLDDTVDYEYENTPNEDSNQV, encoded by the exons ATGGCTAGTAAGAGAAAGTCTACAACACCATGCATGGTCCGGGCCTCTGAGCTTGTGGACCAAGATGATCAGGATATGGAGATTGTAAGTAATGCTAATACACCCAGTCCTGAAATCAAGAAAGACTGGGCTGGGGACAAAGAAAAAGCATCTGAGAACAATGAAGCGGTGGAAAGTAAGCCTCCTGAAAATCAATCCAGAAGGCTTCAGGGTGGTTACGAGTGCAAATATTGTCCATACGTAACGCAGAACCTTAATGAATTTACTGAACATGTCGATATGCAACACCCAAACGTCATTCTTAATCCTCTTTATGTTTGTGCTGAATGTAACTTCACAACAAAAAAATATGATTCTCTATCCGACCACAATTCAAAGAATCACCCCGGAGAGAGCAACTTCAAATTAAAACTCATGAAGCGCAATAATCAGACTATCTTAGAACAATCCATCGAGGGTGGTGGTGATGTTTCTAGCACCCACGACAACACTGAGACTGATGATAATGCGTCAGGCATATCAATGCCTAAAATGCCCATTATTAAGCTTGGAAAAAGCCGATTGGATGGAAGGAGGACATCAAGGAGGAATGAGGAATCTTTGCTTGACTTTCAGTTTGGCATCAGTGCATCTCTCCCGGAAATGAACGGCATTTCTGGGGACGGTCTAACTCACGTCATGCCGTCTGTTCAACTTCCACCCAACATCCACCTTCTTCCAAAAGTTGCGGTGCCCCTGAACAGCAACAAATATAACTCGGCTCTTGACACTAATGTAACTTTGATCAGTTCATTTAACAAATTTCCTTACCCAACACAGGCAGAGCTGTCATGGTTGACTGCGGCTTCAAAACATCCTGAAGAGCAAATCAGAATCTGGTTTGCTACCCAGAGATTAAAGCATGGTATAAGTTGGTCCCCAGAAGAGGTAGAGGAGGCCAGaaagaaaatgttcaatgggactaTTCAGTCTGTTCCCCAGACCTTCACAGTATTACCAGCCCCCTTAACTACTACGGCTAAAGTTGCACAGCCGATCATCCAGACTGCAGTACCGTGTCAATTCATCGGTCAGCCCGGTCTAGTTTTCACTCAAGTAACAAATGCTCCTGTGGTTACGGTTCCTCCCGTTCCTGTTAGTATTGGCACTACTCCAAGTCAAACCCAGAAACGCACCATGCAGAGCCCCCAAGAGGCTCCTGAGCCAAAGCGTCAGAGTACTGGACAGGTTCCATCTCCATCTACTCACAGGTTACATTCTGTGTCCTCACGGCATGAGCGCAAAAAGACCCATGAACAGATAGCGCTTTTGAAAGCTAGTTTTGTCATAAGCCAGTTCCCTGATGATGCCGAAGTTTACAGGTTAATAGATGCCACTGGCTTGCCCAGAAGTGAAATTAAGAAATGGTTTAGCGACCATAGGTATAGAAGCCAGAGAGGTCTTGTTAACATCACCAGTGAAACCTTAATCAAAGACCAGCTGTCTGGCCGGACCCGTCGCCCTTATCATTACAGGGATTTGGGccgaaaggctgcactgacgacAGAGGATCAAATTCAGTGTCTTGAAAACAGTTTTGCAAAAAGCCCGTATCCCACACAAGCAGAAATTGATCGCTTGCGATCGGAGGCAAAACTGTCCAGAAGAGACATCGATTTGTGGTTCTCCGATAGAAGAAAGATGAAAGATTCTGTGGAGCAAGAAGTTTTAGACTCTATGGGCTCTGAAAACGATGGATTGATCAACGGGGCAACAACGCATTCTGGGGGCTCTTCCCCACAGATCAAATCAAGACAGGAGCAGCTTCACCTGTTAAAAAGTACCTTTGCAAGAACCCAGTGGCCATCTCCACAGGAGTATGACCAACTAGCAACACAGACTGGGCTCGTTAGGACGGAAATTGTAAAATGGTTTAAGGATCACCGCTGTGTTCTCCGAACTGGCAGTTTAAGATGGATGGAGCAATACCGCAAAAATTATGAACGTTCTTTAGAAGAGCGGAAAAGGTTCATAAAAATGGTGTCGGCCACAAAGGCAGGCAAAGAGATTCTAGTGGAGTATTTCCAGGAATATGGCCAGCTGCACGAAGAGGACCTTGATCTTCTTATGCTCAAGACTAAAATGAATTCTGAGCAAGTCAAGGTTTGTTTAGGGGAAATGCAGGAACAAGCAGCTCAAGATCAGCTTGACATTGATCAGGATGATAAATACGATACAGAGAGTGAACCCAAGGACTGGAACAGGTCATTACATGATGATGAGGACATTATTTCAGATGGTGGGGACAGCTGGAGCCATACTGGACAGGATACCCTAGATGACACGGTGGACTATGAGTATGAAAATACTCCCAACGAGGACTCTAACCAG gtgtaA